The Rhineura floridana isolate rRhiFlo1 chromosome 8, rRhiFlo1.hap2, whole genome shotgun sequence genome includes a region encoding these proteins:
- the LOC133390866 gene encoding killer cell lectin-like receptor subfamily B member 1B allele B: protein MPVELKPLEPSRAGLKIQPTSSLKMKFLMQSPQEVKETRKGPAFWSTTSPKLRRELPRLQSQPQWGIQAKVPAPPKFLGLVTWWQISALLLVAAALALFTFLLTLLAAYVKGANDMDAMVLRLERWENRLKEAVRQEAAGRTLSCKSCKGNWIQWADGCYLHTTIMMSWKECVMHCKLFKASLLTGNTEGEMEYLLLQTEAWFSINNKWLLPGRYWIGLIYNVTEGSWHWADGANLHLKL, encoded by the exons ATGCCGGTAGAGCTCAAGCCCCTGGAGCCCTCCAGGGCAGGGTTGAAAATCCAGCCCACGTCCTCTCTCAAAATGAAGTTTCTCATGCAAAGCCCCCAGGAGGTAAAAGAAACCAGGAAAGGGCCGGCCTTCTGGAGCACCACTTCGCCCAAGCTGCGGAGGGAACTGCCCAGGCTCCAAAGCCAGCCTCAGTGGGGCATACAAGCCAAGGTCCCCGCTCCCCCAA AGTTCCTTGGCCTTGTCACTTGGTGGCAGATTTCGGCACTTCTCTTGGTGGCTGCAGCCCTGGCCTTGTTCACCTTTCTGCTGACTTTACTTGCTGCCT ACGTCAAGGGGGCAAATGACATGGACGCCATGGTTCTACGTCTGGAGCGCTGGGAGAACAGGCTGAAGGAGGCTGTGAGACAGGAGGCAGCAGGCAGAA CCTTGAGTTGTAAATCCTGCAAGGGCAATTGGATTCAATGGGCAGATGGCTGCTACCTGCACACCACCATAATGATGTCCTGGAAAGAATGTGTGATGCACTGCAAGCTGTTCAAAGCCAGCCTCCTAACTGGGAACACAGAAGGAGAAATG GAATACCTGCTATTGCAGACCGAGGCATGGTTCTCCATAAACAATAAATGGCTCCTACCCGGAAGATACTGGATTGGCCTGATATACAACGTGACGGAGGGAAGCTGGCACTGGGCGGATGGAGCCAATCTGCACCTCAAGCTGTGA